A stretch of the uncultured Desulfobacter sp. genome encodes the following:
- the lptC gene encoding LPS export ABC transporter periplasmic protein LptC: MSGVGKKKLILPLILLLGLILAGLGLYYYISHLLTTPIELENIEVDDKAALKLNALEQISKKNGITEWKLKASTATLLKDQNRAELKDVDIIFYTKQDTQVHLTADHGELDTKTHDMTFSKNVTIHHQQYTLRSETLHYAKKPHIIRSDSRVEVDDENSVIEADCMTIMLNQELIILEGNVEGRFSEKSQNSNLL; this comes from the coding sequence ATGAGCGGCGTCGGCAAAAAAAAACTGATACTGCCCCTGATTCTGCTTTTAGGCCTTATACTTGCGGGGTTAGGCCTGTATTATTACATCAGCCACCTGCTGACCACACCCATTGAACTTGAAAACATCGAGGTTGATGACAAGGCGGCGCTCAAACTCAATGCACTTGAGCAGATTTCCAAAAAAAACGGCATCACCGAATGGAAACTGAAAGCCTCCACGGCCACCCTGCTCAAAGACCAAAACAGGGCTGAACTAAAAGATGTGGACATTATTTTCTACACCAAACAGGATACCCAGGTTCACCTCACAGCTGACCACGGAGAACTCGACACCAAGACCCATGACATGACCTTTTCAAAGAATGTCACGATTCATCATCAGCAATACACCCTGAGAAGTGAAACATTGCATTATGCCAAAAAACCACATATAATACGCTCCGATTCAAGGGTTGAAGTGGACGATGAGAACTCTGTAATAGAAGCGGACTGCATGACGATTATGCTGAACCAAGAGTTAATCATCCTGGAAGGAAACGTAGAAGGACGATTTAGTGAAAAAAGTCAAAATTCAAACTTGTTATAG
- a CDS encoding HAD-IIIA family hydrolase: MTTPLADIQLLLLDVDGVLTDGSITYTDTGEQIKTFNAKDGLGIRLLMDAGILVGIVTARVSGALRHRCENLGITLVFDGIRDKAGALASISETTQVSTAQIAFMGDDLIDLPAMTRAGFAFTVADAPVEVKDRADLITELPGGKGAVRQACEAILKAKGLWENAISRFLS; this comes from the coding sequence ATGACAACACCATTGGCAGATATCCAACTGCTGCTTTTAGATGTGGACGGGGTGCTCACCGACGGCAGCATTACCTACACAGACACAGGCGAACAGATCAAAACGTTTAACGCCAAAGACGGTCTGGGCATCCGTTTGCTCATGGATGCAGGCATTCTTGTCGGAATTGTCACGGCAAGGGTTTCAGGCGCCCTGCGTCACCGGTGTGAAAACTTAGGCATCACCCTGGTTTTTGACGGCATAAGAGATAAAGCCGGCGCATTGGCATCCATATCTGAAACCACCCAAGTCAGCACCGCACAGATTGCATTCATGGGCGATGACCTGATAGATCTGCCGGCAATGACCCGTGCCGGATTTGCTTTTACCGTGGCCGACGCCCCTGTTGAAGTGAAAGACAGGGCAGACCTAATAACGGAGCTCCCCGGAGGCAAAGGAGCGGTCCGCCAGGCCTGTGAAGCCATTCTCAAAGCCAAAGGCCTCTGGGAAAACGCTATTTCAAGGTTTCTATCATGA
- the kdsA gene encoding 3-deoxy-8-phosphooctulonate synthase, whose amino-acid sequence MTNFFFDLTRNDPNFFFLIAGPCVIEDLDTSLAIAKHLKQVTNDLGIPYIFKASYDKANRTSIQSFRGPGQEHGLKILEQIKTELNIPVISDIHLPDQAEKAAQVLDIIQIPAFLCRQTDLILAACKTGKPVNIKKGQFLAPADCKNIVEKAKSTGNRDIAITERGTCFGYNNLVVDFRSIQILRESGMPVIFDATHSVQLPGGSGNASAGERQFVAPLAKAAVACGAHGLFMETHPDPDNALCDGPNSIPLEQMKTLLTHLVNIRKVAGPSL is encoded by the coding sequence ATGACAAACTTTTTTTTTGACCTGACCCGGAACGACCCAAACTTTTTTTTTCTAATTGCCGGCCCCTGTGTGATAGAGGATTTAGACACAAGCCTTGCGATTGCAAAACACCTGAAACAGGTCACAAACGACTTAGGTATTCCTTATATTTTTAAAGCCTCGTATGACAAGGCCAACCGGACATCCATCCAGTCGTTCCGGGGCCCGGGGCAGGAACACGGCCTTAAAATTTTAGAACAGATTAAAACAGAACTGAACATCCCTGTCATCTCTGATATCCACCTGCCTGACCAGGCCGAAAAAGCCGCACAAGTTCTTGATATTATTCAGATACCAGCATTTTTATGCCGCCAGACCGACTTAATTTTAGCCGCCTGCAAAACAGGCAAGCCCGTGAATATCAAAAAGGGTCAATTTCTTGCACCGGCTGACTGTAAAAATATTGTTGAAAAAGCCAAGTCCACAGGCAACAGGGACATTGCCATCACTGAACGCGGCACCTGTTTTGGGTATAACAATCTTGTGGTGGATTTCAGGTCCATACAGATTTTACGGGAATCGGGTATGCCCGTAATTTTTGATGCCACCCACAGTGTGCAACTTCCCGGAGGCAGCGGCAATGCATCGGCAGGGGAAAGACAGTTTGTCGCACCGCTTGCAAAAGCCGCCGTAGCCTGCGGCGCCCACGGCCTGTTCATGGAAACCCACCCCGATCCGGACAATGCCCTGTGCGACGGACCGAACTCCATACCTCTGGAGCAAATGAAAACACTTTTGACCCATCTGGTCAATATCAGGAAAGTTGCAGGACCGTCCCTATGA